In one Bos mutus isolate GX-2022 chromosome 19, NWIPB_WYAK_1.1, whole genome shotgun sequence genomic region, the following are encoded:
- the KRT9 gene encoding keratin, type I cytoskeletal 9, translating into MSCRQFSSSSRSHRSGGGGGGCGGSFKSSSRFSSLGAGGGGSRFSSTSSYVMGSSGACGRGGSGSLSSSYGRGSGGGFSVGSFTGGLGGCIGGAVGGSVGLWGFGGGIGSAVGGFGGAVGGGDAGILPADEKTTMQDLNSRLASYLDKVQKLEKENTDLETKIRDWYDRQGPKNVKKDYSCYYDTIEDLKNQIVQITVENNKILVDIDNSRMTMDDFRVKFEMEQSLRQAVEADINGLRKVLDDLTMQKSDLEMQCESLQEELVALKKNHEEEMSQLCGQSTGDVNVEMNATPGVDLTKILNEMREDYEKLSAKNRSDIEQQYETQMRQIEQEVMTCSQEVESSNKEVTKLRHTVQELEIELQSQFSMKSALEKSLEDTENRYSGQLQQIQGQISILEGQLTDIRAEIECQNQEYSLLLSTKMRLEQEIKTYCSLLEGGQEDFESHGGGQTGFGNSKRSGGGSSYGRGSRGGSGGSCGGGSGGSSGGGSSSGGGSGGSCEEGSGRTSQSQSYSSKSSGCDTQGHRTRY; encoded by the exons ATGAGTTGCAGACAGTTCTCTTCGTccagcaggagccacaggagtgGCGGAGGCGGTGGGGGTTGTGGGGGCAGCTTCAAAAGCTCAAGCCGCTTCAGCTCTttgggagctggaggaggagggagccgATTCAGCTCTACCAGCAGCTATGTCATGGGGAGCTCCGGGGCCTGTGGGAGGGGAGGCAGTGGTAGCCTCAGCTCCAGTTATGGCAGAGGGTCTGGGGGCGGTTTTAGCGTTGGGAGTTTTACTGGAGGCCTTGGGGGTTGCATTGGTGGTGCTGTTGGAGGCTCTGTGGGGCTTTGGGGCTTTGGGGGTGGCATTGGCAGTGCTGTTGGAGGCTTTGGGGGTGCTGTTGGAGGCGGAGACGCTGGCATCCTGCCTGCTGATGAGAAGACCACCATGCAGGATCTTAACAGCCGGCTGGCCTCCTACTTGGATAAGGTGCAGAAACTAGAGAAGGAAAATACTGACCTGGAGACTAAGATCCGGGACTGGTATGACAGGCAGGGGCCCAAGAATGTCAAGAAGGATTACTCTTGCTATTATGACACCATCGAAGATCTGAAGAACCAG ATTGTGCAGATCACGGTGGAAAACAACAAGATTTTAGTGGACATTGACAACAGTCGCATGACCATGGATGACTTCAGGGTGAA GTTTGAGATGGAGCAGAGCCTGCGACAAGCAGTGGAGGCTGACATCAATGGTCTGCGAAAGGTGCTGGATGATCTAACCATGCAGAAGTCTGACCTGGAGATGCAGTGTGAATCTCTGCAGGAGGAGCTGGTGGCCCTCAAGAAGAATCATGAGGAA GAGATGAGCCAGTTGTGTGGGCAGAGCACCGGGGATGTCAATGTGGAGATGAATGCTACCCCTGGCGTGGATCTCACTAAGATCCTCAATGAAATGCGCGAGGACTATGAGAAGCTCAGTGCTAAGAACCGAAGCGACATTGAGCAGCAATACGAGACTCAG ATGAGACAGATTGAGCAAGAAGTGATGACCTGTAGCCAGGAGGTGGAGTCCAGCAACAAGGAGGTGACCAAGCTTCGGCACACCGTCCAAGAGTTGGAGATCGAGCTGCAGTCTCAGTTCAGCATG AAATCAGCCCTGGAAAAGTCCTTGGAAGACACGGAGAACCGCTACTCTGGCCAATTGCAGCAGATCCAGGGTCAGATCAGTATCCTGGAGGGCCAGCTCACTGACATTCGGGCAGAGATTGAGTGCCAGAATCAGGAATACAGCCTTCTACTCAGCACCAAGATGCGGCTGGAGCAGGAAATCAAGACCTACTGCAGCCTCCTTGAGGGTGGCCAGGAGGATTT TGAATCTCATGGAGGTGGACAGACAGGCTTTGGAAACAGCAAAAGAAGTGGAGGTGGAAGCAGTTATGGAAGAGGATCCAGGGGAGGAAGTGGAGGCAGTtgtggaggaggaagtgggggcAGCTCTGGTGGAGGAAGTagctctggaggaggaagtggtggCAGCTGTGAAGAAGGAAGTGGAAGGACATCCCAGTCCCAGTCCTACTCCTCAAAATCCAGTGGCTGTGACACACAAG GCCACCGAACACGATACTAG
- the KRT14 gene encoding LOW QUALITY PROTEIN: keratin, type I cytoskeletal 14 (The sequence of the model RefSeq protein was modified relative to this genomic sequence to represent the inferred CDS: inserted 1 base in 1 codon): MTTCSRQYTSSSSIKSSXGIGGGSSRISSVLAGGSCRAPSAYGGLSVSSSRYSSGGVCGLGGGYGGGFSSSSSFGGALGSGFGGGYGGGLGAGFGGGFGGGVGGGFGGGFGAGDGLLAGSEKVTMQNLNDRLASYLDKVRALEEANADLEVKIRDWYQRQRPAEIKDYSPYFKTIEDLRNKILTATVDNANVVLQIDNARLAADDFRTKYETELNLRLSVEADINGLRRVLDELTLARADLEMQIESLKEELAYLRKNHEEEMNSLRGQVGGDVNVEMDAAPGVDLSRILNEMRDQYEKMAEKNRKDAEEWFFSKTEELNREVATNSELVQSGKSEISELRRTLQNLEIELQSQLSMKASLENSLEETKGRYCMQLAQIQELISSVEEQLAQLRCEMEQQNQEYKILLDVKTRLEQEIATYRRLLEGEDAHLSSSQFSSGSQSSRDVSSSRQVRTKVVDVHDGKVVSTHEQIVRTKN; encoded by the exons ATGACCACCTGCAGCCGCCAGTACACCTCCTCCAGCTCCATCAAGAGCT GGGGCATCGGTGGTGGCTCTAGCCGCATATCCTCCGTCCTGGCTGGAGGCTCCTGCCGGGCCCCCAGCGCCTATGGAGGCctgtctgtctcctcctcccgCTACTCCTCCGGGGGTGTCTGCGGGCTAGGGGGTGGCTATGGTGGTggtttcagcagcagcagcagctttggtgGGGCCCTGGGCAGCGGCTTCGGTGGAGGATATGGCGGTGGCCTTGGTGCCGGCTTTGGTGGTGGCTTCGGTGGTGGCGTGGGTGGTGGTTTTGGTGGTGGCTTTGGCGCTGGTGATGGGCTCCTGGCAGGCAGTGAGAAGGTGACCATGCAGAACCTGAATGACCGCCTGGCCTCCTACCTGGACAAGGTGCGTGCCCTGGAAGAGGCCAACGCTGACCTGGAGGTGAAAATCCGTGACTGGTACCAGAGGCAGCGGCCTGCTGAGATCAAGGACTACAGCCCCTACTTCAAGACCATCGAGGACCTGAGGAACAAG ATCCTCACAGCCACTGTGGACAATGCTAATGTTGTGCTGCAGATTGACAATGCCCGTCTGGCTGCTGATGACTTCCGCACCAA GTACGAGACGGAGCTGAACCTGCGCTTGAGCGTGGAGGCCGACATCAACGGCCTGCGTAGGGTGCTGGACGAGCTGACCCTGGCCAGAGCCGACCTGGAGATGCAGATCGAGAGCCTCAAGGAGGAGCTGGCCTACCTCCGGAAGAACCACGAGGAG GAAATGAACTCCCTGAGAGGCCAGGTGGGCGGAGACGTCAACGTGGAGATGGACGCCGCCCCCGGCGTGGACCTGAGCAGAATCCTGAACGAGATGCGCGACCAGTACGAGAAGATGGCGGAGAAGAACCGCAAGGATGCCGAAGAGTGGTTCTTCAGCAAG acAGAGGAACTGAACCGCGAGGTGGCTACCAACAGCGAGCTGGTGCAGAGCGGCAAGAGCGAAATCTCGGAGCTCCGGCGCACCTTGCAAAACCTGGAGATCGAGCTGCAGTCCCAGCTCAGCATG AAAGCATCTCTGGAGAACAGCCTGGAAGAGACCAAAGGCCGCTACTGCATGCAGTTGGCTCAGATCCAGGAGCTGATCAGCAGCGTGGAAGAGCAGCTGGCCCAGCTGCGCTGCGAGATGGAGCAGCAGAACCAGGAGTACAAGATCCTGCTGGACGTGAAGACCCGGCTGGAGCAGGAGATCGCCACCTACCGCCGCCTGCTGGAGGGCGAGGACGCCCA CCTCTCCTCTTCCCAGTTCTCCTCTGGCTCTCAGTCATCCAGAGATG TATCCTCCAGTCGCCAGGTTCGCACCAAAGTCGTGGATGTACACGATGGCAAGGTGGTGTCCACACACGAGCAGATCGTTCGCACCAAGAACTAA